The stretch of DNA tgtgtataatttcaaattataaaaagttttccattaaaattttaaataatttaagtgcaaaaaaataaattgctaaaagatccttatatagtaataaattgtaaaaaattaattaataattataattaatttaattttaaaatataattaatcttaattaaagttttataaggaaataaattataagGTTACTtccaggttacaagttatttattatttaattttcaaattaatcacaaccattcaaTAGTAATCTAatagcttaaaaaaatgtaatcatgatggttacaatgaaaatgtaactattgaaacctcttccataataaTCTATTATCTAAGTGTACCAAATTtgacattttcaaaaattataaatatagtgttgtatatgttatgttttattaaaacgataaataatCCATTATTGACAAATGAAATATAGACATGTGAATATAATGGTAATCATATTTCATACTACTATAAAATTGAATTTTAGTGACACTCTTTAGTGACCCGCACAAAAGTGCGGGTCACTAAAAGGTTAAGGGTGAGTTTTAGTGACACGCACAAAATGACTCTACAAATTCAATGTTAGCATCTTATAATgtttgtcactaaaaatatgaggtgtcactaaagagtaactcgcataatttatattattttttttaaaaaaaaatattggtcTATAGTGACACACTAGGTGCGACTAGGTAAGTGTGTCCTGACCCACTTGGTGTGTCACTATAtccaactttattttttttttaaaatatagctgtaaacaaaaattaaaaaatatatatttaatataataataataataatcacgcTTATCTCtctttttcaattaatttttatttgtttcttaAATAATCTTTCTCAATCAATTACATCATCACTATTATATcatcaaagaaaataaatatataaaaaaaattaaataattaaatataaaataaatataataaaaaaataaaaaggttaacatttagaaaaccctaaaaactCAAAcattttatcttctttttttcttgggTAAATAgcagcataagtacccaaagttttaagtttgtaagcggcataaactcaatgtttatttttagcggcataagtacccaatgtttgtaaaattataatttttctctaattttgtcaGTACAGACTCTGTTATTATCTTAAACAGGACACATATAAAATCCAAAATTCTAGATTATTGGGTCTAGATAGAAATATGTAGCATCAGTTACTTACAAAAtgttcttataataaatttaaaacagaGTCTGTACTGACGAAACTAGAAGagaattacagttttacaaacttAAAGCTTTGGGAACGTATGCTGCTATTTACCCTTCTTTCTTTGCCGTCTGAAGACTCAAGCTCTCTGCCAGCAATTCGTGCATCCCATCGACGACGACATGAGTCCAAGCTTGGCGGACGAAGAACTCTACTCCACCGTCGGACTCTCTCAGGACCTTAACCCatagtctctctctctcaagcCACTCTCGACCGACGACAATGGGCCACTCCTGGCCGTTGTATTCTCAAATAGAGACCGCGCCCATTATCGATGGTCTTAAAACCATAGAAATCCCTAAGGTCTGATCCCTTTTTTgacttaattgatttttttttacattctgattctctctctctctctctctctctctctctctctctctctctctctctctctctctcgctctctctcaCTATCTGTGCAGGTGGCGGTCCACGGCGAGAGTGGGTTCTAGGTTGGCAGTTGACGACGACATTGGGTTCTTGGTTCTGAGTTGGTGGTCAACGGCGACTGGGTTTGTGGTTGATAGCAGTCTGTGGTTGACGATGGCCATGAAACATTTGTGTTCCTCTTTTGTGttctgtttgtatttttttcttatgttttttcatttattttcacaTGTGTTCTTTTGATCTTTATTTTCTTCTATCTAGTTGAAATGGAGAGATTTTGATGGCTGTTGACAAGGCTAAGAAGAACTCCTCATTCTTTCTTACGCTGATTTCTCTCAAGTATTGAAATTAGTACATTttgagtatttttattttttttgataaatgaaTTGTTCATGCCTAATGTTATATGAATATTTATTGAATCATAAATTATTGTATAGTgtttcaatttaaaattttggttCAGTAATTGTAGTATCACTATTTTGCTCTCTATGGTTTAGGTATTCAGATTTTGTAAtgataatattttctttttttgtattttttattttctttttaggttttttaGATCCCTCATAATGGAAATAAAGTTCATCGGTCTATGGCAAAGAAGCTCATCTGAATAAGCTTCCAAGTTACAGTTTTTAGATTTGGTGTTTAAAAATGTTATGTTTCAAGTCTTGAATGTTACCCATTTTGATCTACAATTTTTCTTAAtactaaaattttatttctgtttttgaattattgatgtattttgtagttttatgctttattcttttttttttttaataaaaggaaAATGAAACTTAAACAAATTTGATATaccatacatttttttttcttttttttttaaaaaaagaaaaaatgatatagtatggccaatgtcaagaaaattattaaaaaaagaaaaaaaaagtagataCAGTGACACTCTATGGGTGTGGTTGTTATTTTTAGAGTCTGAAAATGTGAGATTCTAAATGTCTATAGTGACGCGCGGTGAGAGTCTAAAAGGTTTTAGTGACTTGCACTGAAATgtcaataaatattatttttccagATACCCACATTAGTGACACGCAGTGGAATGTCACTAAATTTAGAGTCTCTTAAAATAAGTCATTGAACCCCATTTTTAtagtagatatatatatatatatactaggtgattgttacgtgtcaagccacgtagtgttagttttatttaatattttagttttttatttgaattaataattaaaatagtataattatttgaacgatttgttttataaaaataaaatatgtgtcagtatatttagtaagtaaaatatagttgtgttataataatgtatgttattaatagtaaaatatacattaatcttctaattgaaaaaagttctattatctcatttcatatctaataatagctacacaactatatatttatagactttcacattctttgcaaattactaataagcaccaataatattttcatattctaatatttttcaaccttctcctcttggtggtaaaattaaaaataaaactaaaaataagcacaaacatataaggtaaatactaattacagcccattttatcttttttttattattatttttttaagcccaagcccaaaaatctctaagccaacacaatcaatcttcttttatattatcttttctaaatattttatctatatttttcttttttaaaaaataaataaaaaaattattaatattctcccaagataggtttgttagagagatatgtggctaatatgatttttttaatgtaaaaagagattattaatatttaaaagattgtttatttaaaagattgtttaattttttgggtttaattattgggtttattttttaacgggagatcaaacctaatcgttaaatttaacagaatattcttttatttttaagtatattctgttaaattaaaccaaaaaatgccgttagatagacacttttaatatataaagatataatctATTATCCAAGGGTACCAAATTTGACATTtccaaaaattacaaatatagtgctgtatatgttatattttattaaaaccataaataaTTCATTATTGACAAATGAAATATAGACATGTGAATATAATGGTAAtcatatttcatatatattatctATTATGCAAGTGTACCAAATTTGACCTTtccaaaaattacaaatatagtAATGTATATGTTATGTTTTATTAAAACCTTTAATAATTCATTATTGACGAATGAAATATAGACATGTGAATATAATGGTAATCATAATTCATTATATAATTCATTATCTAAGTGTACCAAATTtgacattttcaaaaattacaaatatagtGCTATATATGTTATGTTTATTtagatatataattaattaattccacTATCTACTCTCAGCTTGAACGCGTAAAACAAAGGAAAAAAAGTAAAAGGAAAATAGGGCTGCAGAAGTATATGTTATGTTTGGGTGCATGGGAGGgctttcattatttttattaccAAGTTTTGTTCGCAGTTGCATATAAATACCTAAgtaaaaattttggtggtaaaaatACATTCGGTTAAGGGAACTTCTATAGGTACCTAATCGTTAAGTGTCAGATAAGTGTTTACGTGTCATCATCTCATTGATcgaacttattaattttttttatttatttaaaaaaatcatttacatacttaaaatttaaataaaaattcattgaaaattaaataaatatatttttttaaaaaaacaacaaaatcaaagatatattaaatttttattgaattaaagttttttaaaaaaactaaccTCTAAATCAGAGAGCAAAGAGAGGAAATAGAGATTGAATATAGGAttggttttcaaaaaaaaaataaaaagaatacatGGAtttgggagagagagagagagattgagaggagagagagagagagagagagagagagagagagagagagagagagagagagagagagagagatcaagaagagggagagagagtgTGAACAACCAAGAACGATTGAGATTGAGAGGAGAGAGCGAGAGGAAGATCAAGAAAATACAGAAAGGGAGTGAGAGATCAAAACAGATCTGAGATTGAGAGGAGAGAGAGGGTAAGAGATTGAAATAGATCTGAGATTCTTCCACGTCTATTTTGTGTAAAAGGGGGAGGACAGATCATACAGACTGACATTCTGAATAATCACTGCGACACATGCATGGGGACAAGGAATTTTTAACAATTGGAACATAGCGCATGTGCGTGTTTTCTCAACTAAGTTCACATTACCATCTTTCTCACAGTTAGAATCCTCGAAACCTCTACCAGCGTTAAACAATTGTGCACTATTACGTAGAATGCTTTTAAACCTACCATTCTCATGTTGCTTTACCAAATCTTCATCAAAATGAGTTGTCAAAGGAGTAGCGCACTTGCTTTTTCGAGACGGTCAACGAACCAATTTTGCAGTGTGAACCTTATGAACTCAACTAGCAAGTTACTAACAagtaaaaattctttttttaactttaaattaattataattaactagttttttaaaataattaatttgaatattttaatatttaataagactatttttagcaattaatatcaataattttatttttatatttaagtctctattttaattttttttttaacaattaagcgtttaattataatatttacaataaaattattattttataaaaattaaacttccaccccttttaaaataaatttttgaataattaatcaCTAAGTCTGAGAATAGTGTAGAATACTAAAATATGGGAATTCATGGTTTATAGATCATATCTAAACCCCCATTTCATCTGTATATcttcaaattatatattttagagacaacttgaaaataacaacaacttcatatatgtatattttatcaGTAACACATATtcgagattttttttttttttttgatgaatcaggAAGTTTTATATTGCTCACAACAAATTTTACAAACAAATAGCACCCTAAATAAGGGcctaaaaattaaagaaatatgTACAATTATATATCTATTCCTTGAACTCTATATTTTCCATCCACTTCATATATCTTTACAACCTTTGAAACCATTCAGTGTCCTCTACACCACACTACATTGATTCTATATTTGACTTCTTGTTTCACTCCTGCTATTATCTTCTCTACATCCGATTTTGATTTTTCCCACAAGCTTAGGTTCTGAGCTCTCCATATTGCATACACCAGGCAACTTATAGAAGCAGCAAGAACATTTTTCTTGAACTTGCTGACCTTTGATCTCCCAATCCACCTGGTCAAAGCATACAAAGAACCTGCTGCTATATTCCAAGACAGCCAAGTTTTTATTCCTTGTAAGCAGGCTGTTGTGAACCTGCAAGTAAAGAACAGATGGTCTGCATTTTTAGGATGAATCTCACACATTTCGCAATGTTCTGCTATTTCCATTCCCATTGCTTTCAATCTGTCTTTGGTTCTAACCTCCCCCATACATGTTGAGACCAGAAGACTTTGTTTTAGATTGGACAGAGCACTTTGTAGCCTTTTTCAATCTGATATTGCTGAGTGAAAGTTGTTGTCCAGCTATTTCTTTAAAGTGATCCTTCAAGTTAACAAGGCTTCTCCAATACCAACTACATTGAGCTGAAGCTTTGTAACTCCACTAATCTAATATTCGAGATTAATAACCAATAAATGATGTCTAAGTTTGTTGACAATACATAGTCAAAATCAATAACCAATAATAATCAATAACATCGGTTGCTTTATCAAGAACACATGTTCAAGATTCATAACCAaaacaattaataacttttaaatttttaataatacatattcaagatcaataaccaataataattattaacttTCAAACTTTTTCAATAACACGTATTCAAGATCAATAACCGATaacaattagtaacttttaaactttttaataatatatacttAAGATCAATAACCAATAATgattaatgattttttaaacttttgaatttttttctttttctttttgatgaTTTCACTTCGATTAACTGATACATATACACTATATTTAGAACtacaaagtaaaaaaataaagcGACTTCGTCTCTCTGAGAAAATCGAATTACATGACACAGGGTGGAATGAAGTACAAATGTGCCGAGTGCggcaaaaaaaaagttatctttaattttataattgttattagcttttaatgttttatttcttttttttttgaaaaaaaaaaaaaactaaatcacTTGAATCAATCCTGGACTAACACACTTATTTAGCACTTAAAGTATTGATGATAAGATTGAGTGTAGAATTACGTCTAATTAGAGATCGttcttactatttttttattaattaaagttatgtgtgtaataattttaaattttaaggaGTTTTGTTACAAATATTTCAATAGTTTAAGTGTAAGaaaattaattgctaaaagattcttatttagtaataaattacaaaaaattaattaataattattaataatttaattttaaatataaataattttaattaagattttataaagaaataaaGTATCAGGTTTCTATCAGGTTATaagttctttatttatttatttattttaatttctaaattaatcacaaccattgaATAGTGATCCAATGACAAAAAATAGATATAACTATGATGATTATATATTTGATGTAACCACTGAAACCCCTTccatatttatatgtattttgatagagttttctatttaaatattttttttttgttgatatgTGTCTTCGTCTCTCACAATAGCAtttgtttcatatttttttattcttttttgagaattttatttaataaatattctttataaatataatatttaaatacaatAAAAGAAGATATAGAGAATTATAGTGTAATATAAAAGTGTGAggtaaaataaagaaagaaagattTTAGTGAGGTATTTTGAAAGATAAAGTAGAGAAATTGATGGGAGTGCTCTTAGAAGAAGAGAATACagaacattaaataaataataaaaaaaaaagataaaaagtgCTACATTAGTAGCTCTATtataaagaaacaaataaaaaagacaCTATTCATTCtctatacatatttaatattatatataatatttaattcacttaaataatattttaataatatgatAGTGTTATCACGTTTCCAAATTGATAATTTTTATGCTTCCATGGCTCAAATCTAGCTAAGATGGGCCTATTTTGGGGCATAATCAAGTTAATAAATCAGCCCACAGGAGAGAGGGTGAGAGGGACATAGGGGGAGAGAGAGGGGAGAGGGAGAGGgggagagagagaatgagagagggAGGGAGGTCTCGGACACGTATTCATATATTTCCACTCAAAATAACAATTATTGTTGTACAAGTTTTAGTCTCTATACCAATACAGTCCTTTCTCTCTTTTTAACTACATGATAATATAACTTGACGAAAACTTAGATCACGTTTCATTCAAATACTTTGAGTGAATAATATGGTTGGTATATTCTAAACATGATATAATACATGTCCCATGTAACAACAAGCTTAAACTTGTGAGAGCCTATCTAACATTCAAGTCGGTACGTACAGTCGGTGGTTGGATGATACACTCTGATTGGAAGATGATTCAACTTGGGTTAAGAATGTTAAGCAGGCTTAGACAGGTCAACACATGTCATTTGAAAGACTAGGTTAAACTTCTACATAAGACACTCTAATTGACATTTGACTCAATTCTAACTGACTTTGCAAATACCGCTTTTTATTCaagttttctttcttcttttcttttttgtttgtgtattttcattaattttttaaatgtcACCTAACTTAACATTGGTATTGTCCACTTAAACCTAAAAAGCTTCCTACCTCATATCGAAAGCAGTCCTAGAAGTATCATATTCTCTTATCCTCAATTAGTGATAACTAGATCGAAAATCTATCTTAAAGAAGACAATTTTTCCTTGTAATTAATCAAACAAATCATTAatcattcataaataattactcTCAATAGCCAACTTGATCAGCTCTCTGTCATTAATACACATTCGTCATAAATAACTTTGGTGCACCTCAAAGGGAAAATTTTGGTCTAGTGAATCCTAAATCAAATATCTCTTGTAATTGAATCTTCAGTTCTTTTAGTTATGTTGATGTCATTCTTTACAATGCTTGAAAATTGATTTTGTCCCGGGTGACAATTCAATAACAAATTTGGTTTCTAAATATGGAGACAATCTCGTAACTCCTCGGTAAACACATCCAAAAACTCCCAAACTAATCTTGTATGTTCTGATCCAATAAATTGTTACTATCTCGGTACGTAGTATCTACTACGGTAGTTAAAAATCTCATACGAACTTCTTGTAATAGGTCTCTAGCTTTAAATGTCAAAATCAGAGGTACACAAATGGTGCAATTCGAAAGTCACTATTTTCTTCTTAAGTTTATGGTGAAATTGTGCATAGCCAACTAATTTAttcccaaaaatatatcaaaatcatCCATATTTAACTCATTTAGATCAACAAATAGTTCTCTACTCTCAATAAGATCTAACCCACCTCCTAGGAATTACCAACTTTCTAGAAGGTACATTTTTACCAAAACTCCAAATAATACATCACATGGTCTACTAAAATTATGTATAGTTCTACTTACACATAAAAAGTGTGCAGCACCAAAATAAGTCAATGCAGAATACATAGAGTCATCAATAGAATTTTGACTTCTATAAATAATTCTGCTATGAACACCTATGAGAATAAGCCAATAACAACAATAATTCCAATGTGATGCTATAGTTATAACCAGGCAAACCAAATAAATCATATTTAACAAAATTGCTAAAAAGCAtatcttatattaaatgacTAAACATACCAACAAATATATAACCATTGTCATGCActcacattattattattattatgaaaaattacattatttaattcttaaacaaatacatatatatttagtattcTGATTTCTATATATATCCACACCACAGCAAATAAATCAACAAACGTGAGAAAAAGCTTTTTTCTATTTTCCTTTTTCTAGTGTGTGATGTCTGTCACTCAAGTTGGCCATAAAAATGGGTTGGCATATAAGAATATGGAGTAggttatttctttttcttttgtttctattatttatttattaattgagattATCTTTATGAGCATTCCTATTAATCACCTGTTAATATACACTAATGCAACGCTCCATAATTAATTAACAGTTTTCATATTATTtataatcaaaatatataaaagttttgataatatatttatatatatataaccccATATTAAAATACCCTAAGCATTTCTCTTAAATTATTTGAGTGAAAATATACAATGTGCACACATTATTAAAGTTGGGCAgccctttgaaaaaaaaaatattttgggatGCTCACAAGTTGAGTACAGCCATCGATTGGTCGGTTGGTAAGATAaagtataaattaattaaataaaaattgattatgcTTTAATTTAAAGCCTTTAAATCATGCacctatataattatatataccaaGTTAAAGACATGTggtgtatatataaattataattagtgACGAATCCAAAAATTTATTCCAGATCTGTTATTATTATGACATCAAAAATTAGACTCCTTAGCTTATATATAAACGGAAAAAAACAAATTTTCTTACTACgaaatttttcttgaaaaataattCATCATATTAACTTggcaatatttttataaactaaaAAAGTTTAGAAGGTTATAAATTGTACATTAAAAAGAAGAAgatcaagaagaagaaaaatgtaaaatagaagaaaatcaACTTCATACGTACATCAATTTGTGCTCCTCCTCTCTCATATGGCTTTTGAAGGTTACAAAGAGAGTTTTACATTGTTAATGTgtggaaagataatagaatatataagataGATGGATTACTCCTTCCattgccaattagttttgagatgaaaCCACATTCACTTTATCTCAAATTCTAACAATTAACAACAAATACCACACATATAAGGCAAGGTGACTTTGATTGAGAAAATTCttaatgaaattaaaaattagcCAGCCAAAAGAGgaagatgaagaaaaagaatGATTTTGACGAACTAAAGGTTTTGGATATTTCCATGTGCTAATACTAGCTTgattaatacaataaaaaatataaataaaaccaTTGTGAAAGAGGCTATTAATATAACAAAAGAGCTGTACTGCATTGTAGTACTAGGTGTGACTGTACGTACCCAAATAATAGTTTAAAGTGTACTAACCCTGCTTTTGAAGGAGGCCAGGGTGATGTAGACTTTGATTTGGAGTGGTAATTCAGTTTATGTTTGTGTTATGTTGAGGTATAAGTATTATAAGCAAATgtcaaatttaaatttgttttatttattattaatcttgtcaaaaattaaaaaataaaaaatgaactgATTATAAACGGATTGACATGATCTCacctatttatataaaaaaattatatttaattttagttaacTTATCAActtattaatatgtatataacaAATTTAGCATGTTTGTAATATAATTTACATATGTAACACATTTATAAAGAATTTAACATGTTTATGtcctattaaatta from Cannabis sativa cultivar Pink pepper isolate KNU-18-1 chromosome 2, ASM2916894v1, whole genome shotgun sequence encodes:
- the LOC133034138 gene encoding uncharacterized protein LOC133034138, with product MGEVRTKDRLKAMGMEIAEHCEMCEIHPKNADHLFFTCRFTTACLQGIKTWLSWNIAAGSLYALTRWIGRSKVSKFKKNVLAASISCLVYAIWRAQNLSLWEKSKSDVEKIIAGVKQEVKYRINVVWCRGH